One genomic region from Shewanella aestuarii encodes:
- a CDS encoding substrate-binding domain-containing protein, which yields MIYKIANIGISLAALSLVTFSSLAIAEQQEVIKLATTTSTENSGLLSAILPTFEQESGYKVQVIATGTGQALKLASQGDVDVVMTHAPDAEAKFVADGFGVQPRGIMENDFVLLGPKDDPAGLHTAQSVIAAFKKIAAKPSGFISRGDNSGTHMKELAIWQQAQVKPDFVGYTAVGQGMGKTLLMANELQAYTLADRGTFVAYKAKLDISISFQGGAELANPYQIILINPEMYPELNHAGAQALSDWLISPKTQQMINEFSVQGEQLFKATYQQ from the coding sequence CAACAAGAGGTGATTAAACTTGCGACCACCACCAGCACGGAAAACTCTGGTCTATTGAGTGCTATTTTGCCGACATTTGAACAAGAATCAGGTTACAAGGTTCAAGTGATCGCCACTGGTACCGGTCAAGCGCTTAAGTTAGCCAGCCAAGGCGATGTAGATGTGGTAATGACTCATGCTCCTGATGCAGAAGCAAAATTTGTTGCCGATGGCTTTGGGGTACAACCGCGCGGCATTATGGAAAATGATTTTGTGTTGCTAGGTCCTAAAGATGACCCAGCCGGCTTACATACTGCGCAAAGTGTTATTGCCGCCTTTAAAAAAATTGCAGCTAAACCGAGTGGCTTTATTTCACGCGGAGATAACTCAGGCACACATATGAAAGAGCTGGCTATTTGGCAGCAAGCACAAGTAAAACCTGACTTTGTTGGCTATACTGCAGTTGGACAAGGCATGGGTAAAACCTTACTAATGGCCAATGAATTACAAGCTTATACTTTGGCTGACCGTGGCACATTTGTGGCTTATAAGGCTAAACTTGACATATCAATTAGCTTTCAAGGTGGGGCAGAGCTAGCAAACCCTTACCAAATCATTTTAATTAACCCTGAAATGTATCCAGAGCTCAATCATGCTGGCGCACAAGCATTAAGTGACTGGCTAATTAGCCCCAAAACCCAGCAAATGATTAACGAATTTTCCGTGCAAGGAGAGCAATTGTTTAAGGCAACGTATCAACAATGA